A segment of the Calonectris borealis chromosome 2, bCalBor7.hap1.2, whole genome shotgun sequence genome:
TGTTATAAAAAATGACCCAGATTGACGGAGTGAGGCAAATGGCACACGCAAGCAGGAACAAGAGGCCAGCCACGAGATGGCAGCCTGCACTGTTTACAAGGCATTTGGCCAATTTGATGTTTGGCACGCTTGATACAAAGGCTGTGTTACACATGCCAATCAAGCAGAGAAACAGAGCTGAGACAGCAGTTAACATGCTCAGTGGAAGGGCAAACTGAAGAACACGCAAATCCAGTTGATCGACTGCAGTGTACCACTGGGGGTCATATATCACACAGTCTCGGCTCCCATCAAAGCGAGCACACTTAATCCACAGTCCAGTGTAAACGGTCACATTCCTCTCATTCTTGTTGAATGTGTACAGTCTCATTTGCCTCCAGTTTGGAAGCAGAACTGCTGCGAGGAGTCCAGCTACTGAGGCTGTTCCACTGAGGAAGGCCAGTACTGTTGCTGCATGAACATCCCGGCAGCCCATTCTTGcctgcagaaattaaaaagaaaaattaaaaaaaataaaaatcagtaggTGAAAGTTTATGGACACGGGGCTGACTACAGTTGACTTGTGCCAGGTTAATAAATTGGTATGGCAGCTGGTAGGCAGTAACTCTCTGGCACCTTCTTTGCCTTACACACTTATGCGGAGGTAACACCACCAAGTTCACACTTTAATGAAACCTCAGATTATTTCACAGACTGTTACGATTGCTTAGCTGACAGACTGCTAAATTTGCTGTGTTGAAGATCAAAAAGGAGCGCTTGAACATGCAATTCTACGCAGCATTTCACCTTGTGTCACTGCATGGACTTTTACAGAGTCCAGGGAGAGAAGGTGAATCACTGAGTGAGCATAATTTA
Coding sequences within it:
- the CLDN12 gene encoding claudin-12 isoform X2, which codes for MGCRDVHAATVLAFLSGTASVAGLLAAVLLPNWRQMRLYTFNKNERNVTVYTGLWIKCARFDGSRDCVIYDPQWYTAVDQLDLRVLQFALPLSMLTAVSALFLCLIGMCNTAFVSSVPNIKLAKCLVNSAGCHLVAGLLFLLACAICLTPSIWVIFYNNYLNRKYEPVFSFDISVFIAIASAGGLFFTSVLLFLWYCACKSLPSPFWQPLYSHAPSMHSYASQPYSARSRLSAIEIDIPVVTHAS
- the CLDN12 gene encoding claudin-12 isoform X1, whose amino-acid sequence is MVPPRPGRRARMGCRDVHAATVLAFLSGTASVAGLLAAVLLPNWRQMRLYTFNKNERNVTVYTGLWIKCARFDGSRDCVIYDPQWYTAVDQLDLRVLQFALPLSMLTAVSALFLCLIGMCNTAFVSSVPNIKLAKCLVNSAGCHLVAGLLFLLACAICLTPSIWVIFYNNYLNRKYEPVFSFDISVFIAIASAGGLFFTSVLLFLWYCACKSLPSPFWQPLYSHAPSMHSYASQPYSARSRLSAIEIDIPVVTHAS